The Bicyclus anynana chromosome Z, ilBicAnyn1.1, whole genome shotgun sequence genome window below encodes:
- the LOC112045868 gene encoding deformed epidermal autoregulatory factor 1 has protein sequence MANKRSSDNVVMPDITEVPEPDPLSNPAEQNADCSDGDTVLSTAIKAARRSSDSHGVITVPVSLPVGTLITGTTFNVISSDQLQHFKPMLCVDNGFISGGSVPEDIKPTHIVIQNNPSSPSSSDHKERNSPTNPALTSKLMGNRSWVETANMPVLPVRCKNTSAELHKHRLGSGGRGRCIKYGAQWYTPSEFEALCGRASSKDWKRSIRFGGRSIQALIDEGILTPHATSCTCGACCDDQTALGPIRLFIPYKRKRRNQEGNEEKKIKVKCERTLTEADVDNIDQTSSNSHSKEDWHTISEGLDSNTDYQLLASPEMSPGPPDMNKVLKRLEDIGQTLMQLSTELKQCVEEVRIVSTRQFDRLEQERSSSILEGVDATVDAEQVSLHSVDEAISKKCANCNREASAECSLCRRTPYCSTYCQKKDWASHQIECLRTVPTIHTDSQQHQSIMLIVESQHQ, from the exons ATGGCGAATAAAAGAAGTTCGGACAACGTCGTTATGCCGGACATTACCGAAGTACCCGAACCCGATCCCCTGTCGAACCCGGCCGAGCAAAACGCCGATTGCTCTGATGGCGATACGGTTTTGTCCACTGCCATCAAGGCTGCCCGGAGATCGAGCGATTCGCATGGCGTTATTACGGTGCCCGTCTCTCTGCCAGTGGGTACTCTTATCACTGGCACTACGTTTAACGTGATATCGTCCGATCAGCTGCAGCATTTCAAGCCCATGTTATGCGTGGATAACGGCTTCATCTCAGGTGGGTCAGTGCCCGAGGACATAAAACCGACGCACATAGTGATACAAAACAACCCATCGTCGCCGAGCAGCAGCGATCACAAAGAGCGAAACTCGCCGACGAATCCTGCGCTTACTAGCAAATTGATGGGTAATCGATCATGGGTCGAAACTGCAAATATGCCCGTTTTACCTGTAAGATGTAAGAACACTTCAGCAGAGCTTCATAAGCACAGGTTAGGATCAGGGGGTCGTGGTAGATGCATAAAGTACGGAGCACAGTGGTATACTCCAAGTGAATTTGAAGCACTTTGTGGAAGAGCATCAAGCAAAGATTGGAAGAGGTCCATACGGTTTGGTGGAAGGAGTATACAGGCATTAATCGATGAGGGCATATTGACCCCTCACGCAACCAGTTGTACTTGTGGGGCATGCTGTGATGACCAAACGG CACTGGGTCCCATAAGATTATTCATACCTTATAAAAGGAAAAGAAGAAATCAAGAAG gaaatgaagaaaagaaaataaaagttaaatgtgAAAGAACGCTAACTGAAGCAGATGTAGACAATATTGATCAGACAAGCAGTAACAGTCATTCCAAAGAAGATTGGCATACAATCTCAGAGGGACTTGACTCTAATACAGATTATCAGTTGTTAGCAAGCCCAGAAATGAGTCCAG GTCCTCCAGATATGAATAAAGTATTGAAGAGATTGGAAGATATTGGCCAGACTCTAATGCAGCTTTCCACTGAACTAAAACAATGTGTAGAAGAAGTGAGGATTGTCAGCACTAGACAATTTGACAGGCTTGAACAAGAGCGCTCATCGTCAATACTGGAGGGTGTGGATGCTACAGTGGATGCTGAACAAGTGTCATTGCATAGCGTCGATGAAGCAATCTCCAAaaag TGTGCAAATTGTAATCGTGAAGCATCTGCTGAATGTTCCTTATGCAGAAGAACACCGTACTGCTCTACATATTGCCAGAAAAAAGACTGGGCATCGCACCAAATTGAATGTCTAAGAACTGTTCCAACAATTCATACAGACAGCCAGCAGCATCAGTCTATAATGCTTATTGTGGAGAGTCAACATCAAtag